From a single Coriobacteriaceae bacterium genomic region:
- a CDS encoding class I tRNA ligase family protein: MASKYSMNDRPSWPRRAIVTAGEPYGNKGLHFGHVGGVFVPADFFARFLRDRLGRENVIFTSGTDCYGSPIMESYRKLKENEGYDKSIGEYVESNHSRQAATLNNYNISCDIYGGSGLEPAAQIHNEVTAEIIKRLHERGTISKRSTLQFYDAKAGTFLNGRQVIGRCPIQGCKSEKAYADECDLGHQFEPEELIAPKSQLTGEVPELRPVDNLYFDLPAYLDFMKTYTAKLAQNPQVRSVVSKTMEEWLLPAQLYIQNKFREAFDAVEDQLPEHTVLEPEGNKSSFTVTFPSWKERDDAHAVLANGGVRFRSGKALVPFRITGNIDWGVPVPEVDGVSDVTCWCWPESLWAPISYTRTVLARDAKAAGVTEGVAAQDAALMGEPAADSTQVPAPTYQHSSLDWRDWWCSDDAQIYQFIGQDNIYFYCIAQTAMWEALGWDLTQSTVSACYHLLYMGKKASSSSQTPPPPADDLLNHYTCEQMRAHWLSLGLSEKPVSFSPKAYDTRVTGKDKDGNEVRACDDKRVIDPALKESALLTGVFNRLARSCFYGVAVKEGDESPYRNGCIPAGAASAAVVEAAEQAALAFEQAMYKFETHRALAVCDDYLRAANKRWSDASKAANKLEGEPANAAMTQALVDAFTELRVATVLMHGIVPAGCELICEYFDVDPVAFFSWDNIFASTDEFVESLGEKPGEHRVKPLPPRFDFFSKHESQY; this comes from the coding sequence ATGGCATCCAAATACTCCATGAACGACCGTCCCAGCTGGCCTCGCCGCGCCATCGTTACCGCCGGCGAGCCCTATGGCAACAAGGGCCTTCACTTTGGCCACGTTGGCGGCGTCTTTGTCCCGGCCGACTTCTTCGCCCGCTTCCTGCGCGACCGCCTGGGCCGCGAGAACGTCATCTTCACCTCGGGCACCGACTGCTACGGCTCGCCCATCATGGAGAGCTACCGCAAGCTCAAGGAGAACGAAGGCTACGACAAGTCCATCGGCGAGTATGTCGAGTCCAATCACTCCCGCCAGGCCGCGACCCTCAACAACTACAACATCAGCTGCGACATCTACGGCGGCTCGGGCCTTGAGCCGGCTGCGCAGATTCACAACGAGGTGACCGCCGAGATTATCAAGCGCCTGCACGAGCGGGGCACCATCTCCAAGCGCTCCACGCTGCAGTTCTACGATGCCAAGGCCGGCACGTTCCTCAACGGCCGTCAGGTGATCGGCCGCTGCCCCATCCAGGGCTGCAAGTCCGAGAAGGCCTATGCCGACGAGTGCGACCTGGGCCACCAGTTTGAGCCCGAGGAGCTCATCGCGCCCAAAAGCCAGCTCACCGGCGAGGTGCCCGAGCTGCGCCCGGTCGACAACCTCTACTTCGACCTGCCGGCCTACCTCGACTTTATGAAGACCTATACCGCCAAGCTCGCCCAGAACCCGCAGGTTCGCTCCGTAGTCTCCAAGACCATGGAGGAGTGGCTGCTGCCGGCTCAGCTCTACATCCAGAACAAGTTCCGCGAGGCCTTCGATGCCGTCGAGGACCAGCTCCCCGAGCACACCGTGCTGGAGCCCGAGGGCAACAAAAGCAGCTTTACCGTCACCTTCCCCAGCTGGAAGGAGCGCGACGACGCCCACGCGGTGCTCGCCAACGGTGGCGTGCGCTTCCGCAGCGGCAAGGCACTCGTGCCCTTCCGCATCACCGGCAACATCGACTGGGGCGTTCCGGTGCCCGAGGTCGATGGCGTCTCGGACGTCACCTGCTGGTGCTGGCCCGAGAGCCTGTGGGCGCCCATCAGCTATACGCGTACCGTGCTCGCGCGCGATGCCAAGGCCGCCGGCGTGACCGAGGGCGTCGCCGCCCAGGACGCCGCCCTCATGGGCGAGCCCGCTGCCGACTCCACGCAGGTGCCCGCGCCCACCTACCAGCACAGCTCGCTCGACTGGCGCGACTGGTGGTGCTCGGACGACGCACAGATCTACCAGTTTATCGGTCAGGACAACATCTACTTCTACTGCATCGCGCAGACCGCCATGTGGGAGGCCCTGGGCTGGGACCTCACGCAGAGCACCGTCAGCGCCTGCTACCACCTGCTCTACATGGGCAAAAAGGCCAGCTCGTCCTCGCAGACGCCTCCCCCGCCGGCAGACGACCTGCTCAACCACTACACCTGCGAGCAGATGCGCGCGCACTGGCTGTCGCTCGGCCTGTCCGAGAAGCCAGTGAGCTTTAGCCCCAAGGCATACGACACGCGTGTGACTGGCAAGGACAAGGACGGCAACGAGGTGCGCGCCTGCGACGACAAGCGCGTCATCGATCCGGCCCTTAAGGAGAGCGCCCTTTTGACCGGCGTGTTCAACCGTCTGGCCCGCAGCTGCTTCTACGGCGTCGCCGTCAAGGAGGGCGACGAGAGCCCCTATCGCAACGGCTGTATCCCCGCCGGCGCGGCTTCTGCCGCCGTGGTCGAGGCCGCCGAGCAGGCTGCCCTCGCCTTTGAGCAGGCCATGTACAAGTTCGAGACGCACCGCGCACTCGCTGTGTGCGACGACTACCTGCGCGCCGCCAACAAGCGCTGGAGCGACGCCTCCAAGGCCGCCAACAAGCTCGAGGGCGAGCCAGCCAACGCCGCGATGACGCAGGCCCTGGTCGACGCCTTTACCGAGCTGCGCGTGGCGACCGTGCTCATGCACGGTATTGTGCCGGCCGGCTGCGAGCTCATCTGCGAGTACTTTGACGTCGACCCGGTCGCGTTCTTTAGCTGGGATAACATCTTTGCCTCCACGGACGAGTTTGTGGAGAGCCTGGGCGAGAAGCCCGGCGAGCACCGCGTGAAGCCGCTGCCCCCGCGCTTCGACTTCTTTAGCAAGCACG
- a CDS encoding DUF3267 domain-containing protein, producing the protein MNEISNIHAFEDEDFLHACFVWGMAVLVVFAVCLVPVFMLLGGPADLDAADAGGWMAVVGWIVGLTAVSAASFAVHELVHGVFFKLLAPAGAKVTFGANREKAMIYACAEGVVYSHRRYMAVCLAPTVVVTTTLALGFAFSGYPLLCYLAAGLHLSGCVGDWYYVRTILRDRRIVACEDTSFGVRFFG; encoded by the coding sequence ATGAATGAGATTTCCAACATACATGCGTTTGAGGACGAGGATTTTCTGCACGCTTGCTTCGTGTGGGGGATGGCCGTGCTTGTGGTGTTTGCCGTGTGCCTGGTGCCGGTGTTTATGCTGCTGGGCGGGCCTGCAGACTTGGATGCGGCTGACGCGGGCGGCTGGATGGCTGTTGTGGGCTGGATAGTCGGCTTGACTGCGGTTTCGGCGGCTTCATTTGCCGTGCACGAGCTGGTGCACGGTGTGTTTTTTAAGCTGCTGGCGCCTGCGGGCGCGAAGGTGACCTTTGGGGCGAATCGCGAGAAGGCGATGATCTATGCCTGCGCCGAAGGCGTTGTGTATTCGCACCGGCGCTACATGGCGGTTTGCCTGGCGCCGACGGTTGTTGTGACGACAACGCTTGCCCTGGGGTTTGCGTTTTCGGGCTATCCGCTGCTGTGCTATCTGGCTGCCGGCTTGCATTTGTCGGGCTGTGTAGGCGACTGGTATTACGTGCGGACCATTTTGCGCGACCGCCGCATTGTCGCCTGCGAGGATACGTCCTTTGGCGTGCGCTTTTTTGGGTGA
- a CDS encoding epoxyqueuosine reductase QueH codes for MKPLLLHACCAPCSLEPVRLLREEGFEPTICWTNPNIQPRDEWQRRLDELRRWCADGDIELIEAGEDRERWETGVAPLGADRPRRCRACYALRLAEACRVAQERGFEFVGTTLAVSPYQLFDTCNDVLERLAAAHGLTPVIRDFRPYYPEATRRSRELGMYRQNYCGCRFSAVEAAMDRARIRDERKASKK; via the coding sequence ATGAAGCCGTTGTTGCTGCATGCGTGCTGTGCACCATGCTCGCTTGAGCCGGTTCGCCTGCTGCGCGAGGAGGGGTTTGAGCCCACGATTTGCTGGACCAACCCCAATATTCAACCGCGCGATGAATGGCAGCGCCGCTTGGACGAGCTGCGCCGGTGGTGTGCCGATGGCGACATCGAGCTCATCGAGGCAGGGGAGGACCGTGAGCGCTGGGAGACCGGCGTGGCACCGCTGGGCGCCGATCGGCCTCGTCGCTGTCGCGCGTGCTATGCCCTGCGCTTGGCCGAGGCATGCCGCGTGGCCCAGGAGCGCGGGTTTGAGTTTGTGGGCACGACGCTCGCCGTCTCGCCGTACCAGCTGTTCGATACCTGCAATGACGTGCTTGAGCGCTTGGCGGCGGCACATGGGCTCACCCCGGTGATTCGCGATTTTCGCCCGTATTACCCCGAGGCGACACGCCGTTCGCGCGAGCTTGGCATGTATCGGCAGAACTACTGTGGTTGCCGCTTCTCGGCTGTCGAGGCGGCCATGGACCGCGCCCGCATCCGCGACGAGCGCAAAGCGTCCAAAAAGTAG